In a single window of the Natronosalvus caseinilyticus genome:
- a CDS encoding dodecin: MVFKKITLIGTSTESFDAAADDAIDRAESTLNNVYWVEVDELGVEIASVEERQYQAEVTVAFELQE, encoded by the coding sequence ATGGTCTTCAAGAAGATCACCCTGATCGGAACGAGTACGGAGAGCTTCGACGCTGCGGCGGACGACGCCATCGACCGGGCGGAGTCGACGCTGAACAACGTCTACTGGGTCGAAGTCGACGAACTGGGCGTCGAAATCGCGTCCGTAGAGGAGCGACAGTACCAGGCGGAAGTGACGGTCGCGTTCGAACTCCAGGAGTAG
- a CDS encoding HesB/IscA family protein: MSTESADGGSANPRIEVTETAAERALELLEAEDYDTTEAGLRLFVQQGGCAGLSYGMRFDEKPEGDDAIYNHHDLRVFVDPASLKYIEGSVLDYESGLQAEGFHVENPNVVSECGCGESFRT; the protein is encoded by the coding sequence ATGAGCACGGAGAGCGCAGACGGTGGATCCGCCAACCCACGAATCGAGGTGACCGAGACCGCCGCCGAGCGCGCCCTCGAGTTACTCGAGGCCGAAGACTACGATACGACGGAGGCCGGACTCCGACTGTTCGTCCAGCAAGGTGGCTGCGCCGGTCTCTCCTACGGGATGCGATTCGACGAAAAACCGGAGGGCGACGATGCGATCTACAACCACCACGACCTGCGGGTCTTCGTCGACCCCGCGAGCCTGAAGTACATCGAGGGCAGCGTCCTCGACTACGAGAGCGGCCTCCAGGCCGAGGGCTTCCACGTCGAGAACCCGAACGTCGTCAGCGAGTGTGGCTGCGGCGAGTCCTTCCGGACCTGA
- the hisD gene encoding histidinol dehydrogenase: MSAFSVTEIADLGLETRAALFQRDAGIDAARNDAREIVERVREEGDVAVREYCREFDGVDVGNLEITDQCERAVEGLSSDVRDAIDTAIENVREFHEAQLPEDWRREFDDGRELGRRFRPLERVGVYVPGGTAAYPSSAIMGVVPAVVAGVEHVSVVTPPAEEINPVTLAAIHLAGADAVYSVGGAQAVAALAYGTESVTSVQKVVGPGNRWVTAAKAEVRDEVEIDFLAGPSEVVVVADETADPDYVAAELLAQAEHDPNASVVAVTDDEATAEAVVDALEESLPEREREETVREALENDASAVLLARSMSEAILFTEEYAPEHLAIVADDDESILDRVDSAGSVFLGPNTPVAAGDYASGTNHVLPTNGGAKVTGGLSVEHFLRATTVQRLSGDGLAELAPAITTLADAEGLEAHAESVRVCLDDRDDE, translated from the coding sequence ATGAGCGCGTTCTCTGTCACCGAAATCGCCGACCTCGGCCTCGAGACCCGGGCGGCCCTGTTCCAGCGCGACGCCGGAATCGACGCCGCCCGGAACGACGCCCGCGAGATCGTCGAGCGCGTCCGCGAGGAAGGCGACGTCGCCGTCCGGGAGTACTGCCGCGAGTTCGACGGCGTCGACGTCGGCAACCTCGAGATCACCGACCAGTGCGAGCGTGCCGTCGAGGGCCTATCGAGCGACGTCCGCGACGCCATCGACACTGCCATCGAGAACGTCCGCGAGTTCCACGAGGCTCAGCTGCCGGAGGACTGGCGACGCGAGTTCGACGACGGTCGTGAACTCGGTCGACGATTCCGGCCGCTCGAGCGCGTCGGGGTCTACGTCCCCGGCGGCACAGCGGCGTACCCCTCGAGCGCGATCATGGGCGTCGTTCCCGCCGTCGTCGCGGGCGTCGAGCACGTCTCCGTGGTGACACCGCCAGCCGAGGAGATCAACCCGGTCACGCTCGCGGCGATCCACCTCGCCGGGGCCGACGCCGTCTACAGCGTCGGCGGCGCCCAGGCCGTCGCCGCCCTGGCCTACGGGACCGAGTCCGTCACCTCGGTCCAGAAGGTCGTCGGACCCGGCAACCGCTGGGTGACCGCCGCGAAAGCCGAGGTTCGCGACGAGGTAGAGATCGACTTCCTCGCGGGGCCGAGCGAGGTCGTCGTCGTCGCCGACGAGACTGCCGATCCCGACTACGTCGCCGCCGAACTCCTCGCCCAGGCCGAGCACGACCCGAACGCCTCCGTCGTCGCCGTCACGGACGACGAAGCGACTGCCGAGGCCGTGGTCGACGCGCTCGAGGAATCGCTCCCCGAACGGGAGCGCGAGGAGACGGTCCGGGAGGCGCTCGAGAACGACGCCAGCGCCGTGTTGCTCGCCCGTTCGATGAGCGAGGCGATCCTCTTCACCGAGGAGTACGCCCCCGAACACCTCGCGATCGTCGCTGACGACGACGAGTCCATCCTGGACCGCGTCGACAGCGCCGGGAGCGTCTTCCTCGGCCCGAACACCCCCGTCGCGGCGGGCGACTACGCCAGCGGCACCAACCACGTCCTTCCGACGAACGGCGGCGCGAAAGTCACGGGCGGCCTCTCAGTGGAGCACTTCCTCCGGGCCACGACGGTGCAACGGCTCTCCGGCGACGGGCTGGCGGAACTGGCTCCCGCCATCACCACCCTCGCCGACGCGGAGGGCCTCGAGGCCCACGCCGAGAGCGTTCGCGTCTGTCTCGACGACCGGGACGACGAGTGA
- a CDS encoding DHH family phosphoesterase, whose translation MTRAADLADVLANCSSLVIVCHDNPDPDTLASALALEAIATDQDVTETAIAYGGEISHQQNRAFVNRLEIDVEPLEDLDIGEYDCLAFVDHSMPTANTALDARFEPDVIVDHHPGESGDATFVDVRTDYGATATIFVEYLHELEVPLTTRLASALLFALHRERLDFVREPTQREYEAALAVYPEADLETLEQLYGSAFSPATIDAIGRAITTRERRGSAVTASVGRTVETDALPQAADYLLNIEGVDTTLTYGIVDGTVRLSGRSIDPRVNIGDVLVDAYGEFGSVGGHHDMAGGRIGLGLFADEASDDESVLAFVGTRVRRRFFEALNLDSGNGSKE comes from the coding sequence ATGACTCGTGCAGCGGATCTCGCGGACGTCCTCGCCAACTGTTCGTCGCTCGTGATCGTCTGTCACGACAATCCCGATCCGGACACGCTCGCGAGCGCGCTCGCACTCGAGGCGATCGCGACCGATCAGGACGTCACCGAGACGGCCATCGCCTACGGCGGCGAGATATCCCACCAGCAAAACCGGGCGTTCGTCAATCGCCTCGAGATCGACGTGGAACCGCTCGAGGACCTCGATATCGGCGAGTATGACTGTCTCGCGTTCGTCGACCACTCCATGCCAACGGCGAACACGGCACTCGACGCGCGGTTCGAACCGGACGTGATCGTCGACCACCACCCCGGCGAATCCGGCGACGCGACGTTCGTCGATGTCCGAACCGACTACGGGGCGACGGCGACGATCTTCGTCGAGTACCTCCACGAACTCGAGGTCCCGCTGACGACGCGACTGGCGTCCGCGTTGCTCTTCGCGCTCCACCGCGAGCGTCTGGACTTCGTCCGCGAGCCGACCCAGCGAGAGTACGAAGCAGCGCTGGCGGTGTACCCCGAGGCCGACCTCGAGACGCTCGAACAGCTGTACGGTAGCGCCTTCTCGCCGGCAACGATCGACGCGATCGGTCGGGCGATAACAACCCGCGAGCGTCGCGGATCGGCCGTTACCGCGAGCGTCGGTCGAACGGTCGAGACGGACGCGCTTCCCCAGGCAGCCGACTACCTCCTCAACATCGAGGGCGTCGACACGACGCTCACCTACGGCATCGTCGACGGGACGGTTCGACTGAGCGGGCGCTCGATCGATCCGCGGGTTAACATCGGCGACGTACTCGTGGACGCCTACGGCGAGTTCGGGTCGGTCGGCGGTCACCACGACATGGCTGGCGGCCGAATTGGGCTGGGACTGTTCGCCGACGAAGCCAGCGACGACGAGAGCGTGCTGGCGTTCGTCGGCACCCGGGTTCGACGACGATTTTTCGAGGCACTGAATCTCGATTCCGGGAACGGTTCCAAGGAGTGA
- a CDS encoding Hsp20/alpha crystallin family protein: protein MSRRPKPLDDLGAFLERLGREFTAATSSWNPEFTPRGGLGWSLHDRDPNVDVTDYGHAFVVSADVPGYDADDLEIQVSAESLQIRGTRDQTRDRDDASIIRHERRASSFNRRVALPDPVETDAVDATLNNGVLTVTLAKRQPADEPRRIDID from the coding sequence ATGTCACGACGTCCCAAGCCACTCGACGATCTCGGTGCGTTCCTCGAGCGACTCGGCCGCGAGTTCACGGCCGCGACCAGTTCGTGGAACCCCGAGTTTACCCCCAGAGGCGGCCTCGGCTGGTCGCTCCACGATCGCGACCCGAACGTCGACGTCACCGACTACGGCCACGCGTTCGTCGTCAGCGCCGACGTCCCCGGCTACGACGCGGACGACCTCGAGATCCAGGTGTCGGCCGAGAGCCTGCAGATACGCGGTACTCGGGACCAGACGCGAGATCGCGACGATGCGAGCATCATCAGACACGAACGGCGAGCCAGTTCCTTCAACCGACGGGTGGCGCTTCCCGACCCGGTCGAGACCGACGCTGTCGACGCGACGCTCAACAACGGCGTCCTGACTGTTACGCTCGCGAAACGCCAGCCGGCGGACGAACCCAGGCGGATCGACATCGACTGA
- a CDS encoding type 1 glutamine amidotransferase domain-containing protein, whose protein sequence is MTDANALFVVSEYGYWGEECIDPLETLEDAGVVVTIATPSGGPPEIDDRSIDPETVGEETAERVQERHETDERLNDPEAIADVHAEDFDAVVFPGGHGTEWDVNQDHHARVALRTILEGEGKALVVCHAVGILAFARDSHGAFVANGKRVTGFPNAWEEDIVDDRDLLPDGRKLPYWVEDEVATAGADWDADVEADTDVIVDGDLITGRGPESSRAAAETLLEELGQNGQ, encoded by the coding sequence ATGACGGACGCAAACGCACTATTCGTCGTGAGCGAGTACGGCTACTGGGGCGAGGAGTGTATCGACCCGCTCGAGACGCTCGAGGACGCGGGCGTCGTGGTGACGATCGCGACGCCCTCTGGCGGGCCGCCGGAGATCGACGACCGCTCGATCGATCCCGAGACGGTCGGCGAGGAGACCGCCGAACGCGTCCAGGAGCGCCACGAGACGGACGAACGACTGAACGATCCGGAAGCAATCGCAGACGTCCACGCCGAGGACTTCGACGCAGTCGTCTTCCCGGGCGGGCACGGCACCGAGTGGGACGTCAACCAGGATCACCACGCTCGGGTCGCCCTGCGGACGATTCTGGAGGGCGAGGGAAAGGCCCTGGTCGTCTGCCACGCCGTCGGCATCCTCGCGTTCGCCCGCGACAGCCACGGCGCGTTCGTCGCCAACGGGAAACGGGTCACCGGGTTCCCAAACGCCTGGGAGGAAGACATCGTCGACGACCGGGACCTGCTCCCCGACGGCCGCAAGCTCCCCTACTGGGTCGAAGACGAGGTCGCCACCGCCGGCGCCGATTGGGACGCCGACGTTGAGGCCGACACGGACGTGATCGTCGACGGCGACCTGATCACGGGCCGTGGGCCGGAATCCTCCCGGGCCGCAGCCGAGACCTTGCTCGAGGAACTCGGTCAGAACGGTCAGTGA
- a CDS encoding succinylglutamate desuccinylase/aspartoacylase family protein, giving the protein MNRRTVLSAGGALAAGMVTVAAAASQTFRTDSFVSAARASATANGGERETERLLPGTEHETPLHAIDAPADGPTVMVFGGIHGDEYNGIDVANEMADWNPDAGTLVVVPETNRVAVENEQREGIDGDLNRMFPLDREPITDLARGIWDAVERYDPDIVLDLHRSLGIFGLHDRYVGQAIFHTPDAHGDNLATSLNEDLVPWYMPAHRFVARESTQPSPLLFKKAAHELGSTAYLFETTRFMLDRSTKNAFTRAAAARVLALHGLLEMETDTDMDTDTEVAR; this is encoded by the coding sequence ATGAACCGACGGACGGTCCTGAGCGCCGGTGGGGCGCTCGCCGCTGGGATGGTCACGGTCGCGGCCGCCGCGAGTCAGACGTTTCGTACCGATTCGTTCGTTTCGGCGGCTCGAGCGTCGGCAACGGCGAATGGGGGCGAACGGGAGACGGAGCGCCTCCTCCCCGGAACAGAACACGAGACACCGCTGCACGCGATCGATGCGCCGGCGGACGGTCCCACAGTGATGGTGTTCGGCGGAATCCACGGCGACGAGTACAACGGCATCGACGTCGCCAACGAAATGGCCGACTGGAACCCCGATGCAGGGACGCTCGTCGTCGTCCCCGAGACGAACCGCGTCGCCGTCGAGAACGAGCAGCGAGAAGGCATCGACGGAGACCTCAACCGGATGTTTCCGCTGGATCGCGAACCGATAACTGACCTCGCTCGCGGCATCTGGGACGCCGTCGAACGCTACGACCCCGACATCGTGCTCGACCTGCATCGATCGCTCGGCATCTTCGGCCTCCACGACCGGTACGTCGGCCAGGCGATTTTCCACACGCCTGATGCCCACGGCGACAACCTCGCGACGTCTCTCAACGAGGACCTCGTTCCCTGGTACATGCCCGCCCATCGGTTCGTTGCTCGAGAGAGTACCCAACCGAGTCCGCTCCTGTTCAAGAAGGCAGCGCACGAACTGGGGTCGACCGCCTACCTCTTCGAGACGACCCGCTTCATGCTCGACCGGTCCACGAAAAACGCGTTTACGCGAGCGGCGGCGGCCCGCGTTCTCGCACTGCACGGCCTGCTCGAGATGGAAACGGACACAGACATGGACACGGACACGGAGGTGGCCCGATGA
- a CDS encoding DUF1918 domain-containing protein: protein MSFDEDDHVVLHDKHSEFDGETGTITQTMESMFGDTTYTISFEDGQEAGVPEDSLEAAEDVDEATVEDEEDDEEDDA, encoded by the coding sequence ATGAGCTTCGACGAAGACGACCACGTCGTCTTGCACGACAAGCACAGCGAGTTCGACGGCGAAACTGGCACCATCACCCAGACGATGGAGTCGATGTTCGGCGACACGACCTACACGATCAGCTTCGAGGACGGCCAAGAGGCCGGCGTTCCGGAGGATTCCCTCGAAGCAGCCGAGGACGTCGACGAGGCCACCGTCGAGGACGAGGAAGACGACGAGGAAGACGACGCGTAA
- a CDS encoding RNA-binding protein, which produces MPQIPLHYVDLRTFCYATEDDKRVEAALRRFLPEEFEIDRVESEGHYGDRILVLSARVENADDVRHVLSQLTDLEAFDRLLAELDDRVTDNCELFLRLDKQAAFGGDVRLGEGITFRAKVEAYPAKKPQAVENAETVLEELAAESGEE; this is translated from the coding sequence ATGCCACAGATTCCGCTTCACTACGTCGACCTGCGAACGTTCTGCTACGCCACCGAAGACGACAAGCGCGTCGAGGCGGCGCTGAGACGCTTCCTCCCCGAGGAGTTCGAGATTGACCGCGTCGAGAGCGAGGGCCACTACGGGGACCGTATCCTCGTGCTCTCAGCCCGCGTCGAGAACGCAGACGACGTTCGCCACGTGCTCTCCCAGTTGACCGACCTCGAGGCGTTCGACCGGCTGCTGGCGGAACTCGACGACCGCGTCACCGACAACTGCGAACTGTTTCTCCGCCTGGACAAGCAGGCCGCCTTCGGCGGGGACGTCCGACTCGGCGAGGGAATCACGTTCCGCGCGAAAGTCGAGGCCTACCCGGCGAAGAAGCCACAGGCCGTCGAAAACGCCGAGACGGTGCTCGAGGAGCTGGCGGCCGAATCCGGCGAGGAGTGA
- a CDS encoding universal stress protein, which translates to MYERILLPTDGSETTGRALEHAIDLANQYDAALHVLYVIDKAVFAGDVETGPIVEQFETVGDSVLEDVSGEAARAGVEPVITTLERGSPHTKILEYAESQGIDMIVMGTHGRTGLDRYLIGSVAEKVVRLSDAPVLTVRQAEDVSGDGR; encoded by the coding sequence ATGTACGAGCGAATCCTCCTCCCCACCGACGGCAGCGAGACGACGGGTCGCGCCCTCGAGCACGCGATCGACCTCGCGAACCAGTACGACGCCGCGCTACACGTCCTCTACGTGATCGACAAGGCCGTCTTCGCGGGCGACGTCGAGACCGGCCCCATCGTCGAGCAGTTCGAGACCGTCGGCGACTCGGTCCTCGAGGACGTCTCCGGCGAGGCCGCCCGGGCCGGCGTCGAGCCGGTTATCACCACGCTCGAGCGTGGCAGTCCCCACACGAAGATTCTCGAGTACGCCGAAAGCCAGGGGATCGATATGATCGTGATGGGGACGCACGGCCGGACCGGGCTGGATCGCTACCTGATCGGGAGCGTGGCCGAGAAGGTGGTTCGACTCTCCGACGCGCCGGTGTTGACGGTTCGCCAGGCAGAAGACGTTTCGGGCGACGGGCGGTAA
- the pyrI gene encoding aspartate carbamoyltransferase regulatory subunit, whose protein sequence is MSDNHGHDDDHGHEPDHDHDQDHELRVSKIRNGTVIDHVRGGQALNVLAILGIDGSQDEEVSVGINVPSDRLARKDIVKVEGRELSQEEVDVLSLIAPDATINIVREYDVTSKHRVERPEEVEGVLTCPNATCITTENEPVTSRFDVLEDGVRCSYCETIVRDEIADLIDSR, encoded by the coding sequence ATGAGCGATAATCACGGTCACGACGACGATCACGGCCACGAGCCCGACCACGACCACGATCAGGACCACGAACTCCGCGTCAGCAAGATCCGAAACGGCACCGTCATCGACCACGTGCGGGGCGGCCAGGCGCTGAACGTCCTCGCGATCCTCGGCATCGACGGCAGCCAGGATGAGGAGGTCTCTGTCGGGATCAACGTCCCCTCCGACCGACTCGCCCGCAAGGACATCGTGAAAGTCGAGGGCCGCGAACTGAGCCAGGAGGAAGTCGACGTGCTCTCGTTGATCGCGCCCGACGCGACGATCAACATCGTCCGCGAGTACGACGTGACGAGCAAACACCGCGTCGAACGACCCGAGGAGGTCGAAGGCGTGCTGACCTGCCCGAACGCGACCTGCATCACGACCGAGAACGAACCCGTCACCTCCCGCTTCGACGTCCTCGAGGACGGGGTTCGCTGTTCGTACTGCGAAACGATCGTTCGCGACGAAATCGCCGACCTGATCGACTCGCGCTAG
- the pyrB gene encoding aspartate carbamoyltransferase — MRHDHLITSKHLTREDIEAVLDRAAEIDADPDAVAGKHEGTILGLLFFEPSTRTKMSFETAMKRLGGDVVDMGSVESSSVKKGETLADTVRVIEGYADAIVVRHPSQGSAKMASEFVDVPLINAGDGAGHHPTQTLLDLYTIRENAGLDDLSIGIMGDLKYGRTVHSLAYALSNFDAHQHFVSPESLQLPREVVYDLHQEGASVREHESLEEVLASLDVLYVTRIQRERFPDENEYQRIAGEYQIDLETLEAASDDLTVMHPLPRVDEIAPEIDDTDHAAYFEQAHNGVPVRMALLDRLLEGGVSR; from the coding sequence ATGCGCCACGATCACCTCATCACGAGCAAACACCTCACGCGAGAGGACATCGAGGCCGTCCTCGACCGGGCCGCCGAGATCGACGCCGATCCGGACGCCGTCGCCGGAAAACACGAGGGGACGATCCTCGGCCTGCTCTTTTTCGAACCGAGCACCCGGACGAAGATGAGCTTCGAGACGGCCATGAAACGCCTCGGCGGGGACGTCGTCGACATGGGATCCGTCGAATCCTCGAGCGTCAAGAAGGGGGAGACGCTCGCCGACACAGTCCGCGTCATCGAGGGGTACGCCGACGCTATCGTCGTTCGCCACCCGAGTCAGGGCTCTGCGAAGATGGCGAGCGAGTTCGTCGACGTCCCGCTGATCAACGCCGGCGACGGAGCGGGCCACCACCCGACCCAGACACTGCTCGACCTCTACACGATCCGGGAAAACGCCGGCCTCGACGACCTCTCGATCGGCATCATGGGCGACCTGAAGTACGGACGGACGGTCCACTCGCTGGCCTACGCGCTATCGAACTTCGACGCTCACCAGCACTTCGTCAGTCCGGAGAGCCTACAACTGCCGCGGGAAGTCGTCTACGACCTCCACCAGGAGGGGGCGTCCGTGCGCGAACACGAGAGCCTCGAGGAGGTCCTCGCCTCCCTGGACGTGCTCTACGTGACCCGCATCCAGCGCGAGCGGTTCCCGGACGAAAACGAGTACCAGCGAATCGCCGGCGAGTACCAGATCGATCTCGAGACGCTCGAGGCCGCGAGCGACGACCTCACCGTGATGCACCCGCTCCCGCGGGTCGACGAGATCGCGCCCGAGATCGACGATACCGATCACGCGGCGTACTTCGAACAGGCCCACAACGGGGTGCCGGTTCGGATGGCGCTGCTCGATCGCCTTCTCGAGGGAGGTGTGTCTCGATGA
- a CDS encoding translation initiation factor eIF-2B: MIDETAEEIKEMQTHSSSVVAIKATRALTDLLERDFATVEEYVRDLDRNATALRRANPSHASLQNAVREVVHQVEDADPDTVSEAKTFTETAIEDVVARVESGKTRAAENALEYLSDGETILTHDFSSTVIEALELATERGMSFDVYVTEARPRYIGRKTARQLATLPGLDVTLITDSAHGHYLPECTRVLIGMDCIVDDFLYNRVGTFPIASTAAQLEVPVTVLGSAAKIVSEGFAFENEYRTPVEVMAEPTEGFSIENPAYDATPVALLESVITDEGKKTF, translated from the coding sequence ATGATCGACGAGACGGCCGAGGAGATCAAGGAAATGCAGACGCACAGTTCCTCGGTGGTAGCGATAAAGGCGACGCGCGCGCTGACGGACCTCCTCGAGCGGGATTTCGCGACCGTCGAGGAGTACGTCCGCGACCTCGACCGAAACGCGACGGCCCTCCGTCGGGCAAACCCCTCCCACGCCTCGCTCCAGAACGCGGTCCGGGAGGTCGTCCACCAGGTCGAGGACGCCGACCCGGACACCGTCTCGGAGGCCAAGACGTTCACCGAAACGGCAATCGAGGACGTTGTCGCCCGCGTCGAATCCGGGAAGACGCGAGCCGCCGAGAACGCCCTCGAGTACCTTTCGGACGGCGAGACGATCCTGACCCACGACTTCTCCTCGACTGTCATCGAGGCCCTCGAGCTGGCCACCGAGCGCGGGATGAGCTTCGACGTCTACGTCACCGAGGCCCGGCCGCGCTACATCGGTCGCAAGACGGCCCGGCAACTGGCGACGCTACCGGGCCTCGACGTGACCCTGATCACCGATAGCGCCCACGGCCACTACCTGCCCGAGTGTACGCGCGTGCTCATCGGCATGGACTGCATCGTCGACGACTTTCTCTACAACCGCGTGGGCACCTTTCCGATTGCGTCGACGGCGGCCCAACTCGAGGTTCCGGTCACGGTGCTCGGCTCCGCCGCGAAGATCGTCTCCGAGGGCTTCGCCTTCGAGAACGAGTACCGGACGCCTGTCGAGGTCATGGCCGAGCCGACGGAGGGATTCTCGATCGAGAACCCGGCCTACGACGCGACTCCTGTCGCCCTCCTCGAGAGCGTGATCACGGACGAAGGGAAGAAGACGTTCTGA
- a CDS encoding Mrp/NBP35 family ATP-binding protein, producing MDEAAVRDRLRTVEDPELGDDIVTLGLVNDVTVSEDGEVAVDLALGAPYSPTETAIAGAVRDALAEDGIDPELSASIPDRDDSSGDAVLPNVKNVIAVASGKGGVGKSTVAVNLAAGLARQGARVGLFDADVYGPNVPRMVDADEPPMATEDETLVPPEKYGVKLMSMAFLVGEDDPVIWRGPMVHKVITQLTEDVEWGHLDYLVIDLPPGTGDTQLTMLQTIPVTGSVIVTTPQDVALDDARKGLQMFARHDTVVLGIAENMATFVCPDCGGEHDIFGAGGGSAFAETHGLPFLGSIPLDPRVREGGDEGQPTVLDEASETGKAFRELTASVANNTGIVHRRAVSESVAERTPPVDAGEGAGTGESER from the coding sequence ATGGACGAAGCCGCCGTCCGAGACCGTCTGCGAACGGTCGAGGACCCGGAACTGGGGGACGACATCGTCACGCTCGGCCTCGTGAACGACGTGACCGTGAGCGAGGACGGCGAGGTCGCCGTCGACCTCGCCCTCGGGGCGCCGTACTCGCCGACCGAAACCGCTATCGCCGGCGCCGTCCGGGACGCCCTCGCCGAGGACGGGATCGACCCGGAGCTCTCCGCGAGCATTCCCGACCGCGACGACTCGAGCGGCGACGCGGTGCTCCCGAACGTCAAGAACGTGATCGCCGTCGCCTCCGGGAAGGGCGGCGTCGGGAAGTCGACCGTCGCGGTCAACCTCGCGGCGGGGCTCGCCCGGCAGGGCGCCCGCGTCGGCCTGTTCGACGCCGACGTCTACGGGCCGAACGTCCCCCGCATGGTCGACGCCGACGAGCCGCCGATGGCGACCGAGGACGAGACGCTCGTCCCGCCGGAGAAGTACGGCGTGAAGCTGATGAGTATGGCCTTCCTCGTCGGCGAGGACGACCCCGTCATCTGGCGGGGCCCGATGGTCCACAAGGTGATCACCCAGCTCACCGAGGACGTCGAGTGGGGCCACCTCGACTACCTGGTGATCGACCTCCCGCCGGGAACGGGCGACACCCAGCTGACGATGCTCCAGACCATCCCGGTGACGGGGTCGGTGATCGTGACGACCCCCCAGGACGTTGCCCTCGACGACGCCCGAAAGGGGCTCCAGATGTTCGCCCGCCACGACACCGTCGTCCTGGGCATCGCGGAAAACATGGCCACGTTCGTCTGCCCCGACTGCGGCGGCGAACACGACATCTTCGGAGCCGGCGGTGGGTCGGCGTTTGCCGAGACGCACGGCCTGCCCTTCCTCGGCTCGATCCCGCTCGACCCACGCGTTCGAGAGGGCGGCGACGAGGGCCAGCCGACCGTCCTCGACGAGGCGAGCGAGACCGGCAAGGCCTTCCGCGAGTTGACCGCGTCGGTCGCGAACAACACCGGCATCGTCCACCGGCGAGCCGTCTCCGAGTCGGTTGCCGAGCGAACGCCGCCGGTCGACGCGGGCGAAGGCGCGGGTACGGGCGAGAGCGAGCGCTGA
- a CDS encoding uracil-DNA glycosylase gives MDANQQSTANPFGMDEACENCPELCAPRTQVVHGYGDVGADFLFVGERPSARADAVGIPFLELGPKDEPGEGMGGLYRILQRLGLCASASDPEEPELANVYLTLLTRCRDPERPPTDEEIITCEPYLNAEIRMINPEIIVPVGQRALTEIGTEYTTTAADDLEIETHHATTIRGRGFELVPMLEPASQTQAQTQAWLEHFVDLMASDYRQTKGRQGR, from the coding sequence GTGGACGCGAACCAGCAGTCGACGGCGAACCCGTTCGGCATGGACGAGGCCTGCGAAAACTGCCCTGAACTCTGTGCGCCGCGCACGCAGGTCGTCCACGGCTACGGCGACGTGGGAGCCGACTTCCTGTTCGTCGGCGAGCGACCGAGCGCGCGCGCCGACGCGGTCGGGATTCCGTTCCTCGAATTGGGCCCCAAAGACGAACCCGGGGAGGGGATGGGAGGACTGTACCGAATCCTCCAGCGACTCGGCCTCTGCGCGAGCGCGAGCGACCCCGAGGAACCCGAACTCGCCAACGTCTACCTCACCCTGCTGACTCGCTGTCGGGACCCCGAGCGCCCGCCGACGGACGAGGAGATTATCACTTGCGAACCGTACCTCAACGCCGAAATTCGCATGATAAATCCCGAGATCATCGTCCCCGTGGGCCAGCGCGCGCTCACCGAAATCGGCACCGAGTACACGACGACGGCCGCGGACGACCTCGAGATCGAGACCCACCACGCGACGACGATCCGAGGTCGCGGCTTCGAACTCGTGCCCATGCTCGAGCCCGCGTCCCAGACCCAGGCCCAGACCCAGGCCTGGCTCGAGCACTTCGTCGACCTGATGGCGTCCGATTATCGACAGACGAAGGGGCGACAGGGGCGCTGA